Proteins from a single region of Acidianus ambivalens:
- a CDS encoding nicotinate phosphoribosyltransferase, which produces MKFYTATEDEILSGKITDIYFDRTIKTLEHLGINNVEVRMEFHSYGLPKGYSWAVFTGLEEALKLLEGKPVTVYAMPEGTLFKEIEPVMIIEGNYLDFGVYETALLGILRHESSIATKAARIKKLAQDKTVLFFGLRALHPAIAPMADRAAYIGGSDGISGAFDKDIFDIEPSGTMPHALMLSVGDNEKAWKAFDEAMDEKVPRIALVDTFEDERTEALKAAKLLGKRLAGVRLDTPSSRRGNFKKIVQEVRWTLNINGFSHVKIFVSGGIDEDDVVELRDYVDGFGVGTSISMPPSVDLSADIVEKKIEGKWVPYTKRGKWPGAKQVYRCSGFNDIITLLEDKPIEGCKPLLVKYMENGKIIRDLPSLKEIRNYVLEQLREVQTL; this is translated from the coding sequence ATGAAGTTCTATACAGCAACAGAGGACGAAATTTTGAGCGGTAAGATAACCGATATTTATTTTGATAGAACTATAAAAACACTAGAACATCTAGGCATAAATAACGTGGAAGTGAGAATGGAATTTCATTCTTATGGACTTCCTAAAGGGTATAGTTGGGCAGTATTTACAGGATTAGAAGAAGCCCTTAAGTTACTTGAAGGAAAACCAGTTACAGTATATGCTATGCCAGAAGGAACATTATTTAAAGAAATAGAGCCAGTAATGATAATTGAAGGAAACTATCTTGATTTCGGAGTATACGAGACAGCTTTATTAGGTATACTAAGACATGAAAGTAGTATTGCAACAAAAGCTGCAAGAATAAAGAAACTTGCTCAAGATAAAACTGTATTATTTTTTGGGCTTAGAGCTCTTCATCCAGCAATAGCTCCTATGGCCGATAGAGCTGCTTATATAGGTGGTTCTGATGGGATTTCTGGAGCATTTGATAAGGATATTTTCGACATAGAGCCTTCTGGAACCATGCCACATGCATTGATGCTTTCAGTAGGAGATAACGAGAAGGCTTGGAAAGCGTTTGACGAAGCGATGGACGAAAAAGTACCAAGAATTGCATTAGTAGACACTTTCGAAGATGAAAGGACTGAGGCATTAAAAGCTGCTAAGTTACTGGGTAAAAGACTAGCAGGCGTTAGGCTAGATACTCCTTCAAGTAGACGTGGGAATTTCAAAAAGATTGTACAAGAAGTTAGATGGACTCTTAATATTAATGGTTTCTCGCACGTTAAAATATTTGTAAGTGGCGGTATAGATGAAGATGACGTAGTAGAATTAAGAGATTATGTAGATGGTTTCGGAGTAGGAACCAGTATTTCAATGCCCCCTAGTGTAGATCTAAGCGCTGATATTGTTGAGAAGAAAATTGAAGGTAAATGGGTACCATATACTAAAAGAGGCAAATGGCCTGGAGCTAAACAAGTATATAGATGTAGCGGATTTAATGATATAATAACTTTACTAGAAGATAAACCAATAGAAGGTTGCAAGCCATTGCTAGTTAAATACATGGAAAATGGGAAAATAATAAGAGACTTACCAAGCTTAAAGGAAATAAGAAACTATGTACTTGAGCAATTAAGGGAAGTCCAAACACTATAA